The following proteins are encoded in a genomic region of Cyclonatronum proteinivorum:
- a CDS encoding nucleotidyltransferase substrate binding protein, producing the protein MTKSESKWMLRFNNYCNALAKLESGVDQIRQSSTIIAIEKENLDEMVLESTIQRFEYTHELACKLMKAYLENEGIFNLIGSKDATREAFKAGLIEDGELWMEMIRRRNLSSHTYDEANAQGLFEEILHAYLPAFKALRSKMETLSQLL; encoded by the coding sequence ATGACAAAGAGCGAATCTAAATGGATGTTGCGCTTTAATAACTATTGCAATGCATTAGCAAAGTTAGAGAGTGGCGTTGATCAAATTAGACAGTCTTCCACCATCATTGCGATTGAAAAGGAAAACTTGGATGAGATGGTTCTCGAATCTACAATCCAGCGCTTTGAATACACGCATGAGTTAGCCTGTAAACTCATGAAAGCCTACCTTGAAAATGAAGGAATTTTTAATCTGATCGGCTCCAAAGACGCTACCCGTGAAGCTTTCAAAGCTGGACTCATCGAAGATGGTGAGCTGTGGATGGAGATGATCAGAAGGCGTAACCTGAGCTCTCACACTTACGATGAAGCCAATGCACAGGGGCTGTTTGAGGAAATCCTGCATGCTTATTTACCGGCTTTTAAGGCTTTGCGTTCGAAAATGGAAACCCTGAGTCAGCTTCTGTGA
- a CDS encoding nucleotidyltransferase domain-containing protein translates to MKRIEDIDTGLKPQVIAAIRGVLLEYPEIESAILYGSRATGQWRRASDIDLTLTGKSLTYARLCEIDYELDELLLPWKIDLSILHQIKNPELVRRIEIDGVLLYEAHTKDETVTPSVSGNTS, encoded by the coding sequence GTGAAAAGGATAGAAGATATTGATACCGGTCTGAAACCGCAGGTCATAGCAGCCATACGCGGGGTGCTTCTTGAGTATCCGGAGATTGAATCGGCTATTTTGTACGGATCCCGCGCAACCGGACAGTGGCGCAGGGCTTCAGATATTGATCTCACGCTTACAGGTAAAAGCCTGACATACGCCCGCTTGTGTGAGATTGACTACGAACTGGATGAACTGCTGCTACCCTGGAAAATTGATCTCTCCATCCTGCACCAAATCAAAAACCCGGAACTTGTCCGACGAATTGAGATTGACGGCGTATTGCTGTATGAAGCGCATACCAAAGATGAAACGGTGACACCGTCAGTCTCGGGTAACACGAGCTGA